The Bradyrhizobium sp. LLZ17 genomic sequence TATTCGACCATATGCGCCAACGTCGCGCGCGTCGGCTTTGCGATCGGCACCGGCAAGATCGCCGGCGTCGATCCGCGCGAGATGGCGGTCTCCGACCTCGTCGTGATCTGGGGCACCAACCCCGTCAACACGCAGGTCAACGTGATGACGCACGCCGCGCGTGCCCGCAAGGAGCGTGGCGCGAAAATCGCGGCGGTCGACATCTACGACAACGAGACCATGAAGCAGGCCGACATCAAGATCCTCCTGCGTCCCGGCACCGACGGCGCGTTCGCCTGCGGCGTCATGCATGTCCTGTTTCGCGACGGCTATGCCGATCGCGCCTATATGGACACATACACCGATTGCCCGGCCGAGCTCGAGGCGCATCTGAAGACGCGCACGCCGGAATGGGCCTCGGCGATATCTGGCGTGCCTGTGTCCGAGATCGAGGCCTTTGCCAGGCTGGTCGGCCAGACCAAACGGACCTTCTTCCGCCTCGGCTACGGTTTCACCCGCTCGCGCAACGGCGCGGCGCAGATGCATGCCGCGAACTGCATCCCCGCGGTGACCGGCGCCTGGCAATACGAAGGCGGCGGCGCCTTCTTCAACAATTACGCGCTGTGGCACTTCAACGAATCCATCATCGAAGGCCACGACGCGATCGACAAGAGCACGCGCGCGCTCGACCAGTCGCAGATCGGCCGCATCCTCACCGGCGATGCCGAGGCCTTGCACGGCAAGGGTCCGGTCAAGGCAATGCTGATCCAGAACACCAATCCGATGACGGTCGCGCCGGAGCAGGCGCTGGTGCGGCAGGGGTTTGCGCGCGAGGACCTGTTCGTCGCGGTGCATGAGCAATTCATGACCGAGACCGCGCAGATGGCCGACATCGTGCTGCCGGCGACCATGTTCATGGAGCACGACGATCTCTATTACGGTGGCGGCCACCAGCACATCTCGGTCGGCCCCAAGCTGATCGACCCGCCCGGCGAATGCCGCTCCAACCATCAGGTCCTGCAAGCGCTGGCGCCGCGGCTTGGCGCCATGCATCGGGGCTTCGAGATGACGCCGCGCGAATTGATCGACGCGACGCTGAAGCTGAGCAACCATGGCGACATCGCCAGCCTCGAGGCCGACCTCTGGCGCGACCTGCAACCGGATTTCCGCACCGCGCACTACCTCGACGGCTTCGCGCACGCCGACAAGAAATTCCATTTCAAGGCCGATTGGGCAAATCCGCCGTTCGGCTTGATGATGGGCGAGTTCGAAAAGATGCCGTCGCTGCCGGACCATTGGGCCGTGATCGAGCACGCCGACCAGGCCCATCCGTTCCGGCTTGCGACCAGCCCCTCGCGCAGCTTCCTCAACACCACCTTCAACGAGACGCCGTCCTCGCAGGCGCGCGAGGGCAAGGCGAGCGTGATGATCCATCCGATGGATGCTGCCGCGCTCGAGATCGCCGAGGGCGACGCCGTGACGCTCGGCAACATGCGTGGCGAGACCACGCTGATCGCACGGCTGTTCGAGGGCGTGCGGCGCGGGGTGCTGATCGCCGAATCCGTTCATCCGAACAAGGACCATATCGGTGGTCGCGGCATCAACATGCTGACCGGCGCCGAGGCCGTCGCGCCGATCGGCGGAGCCGCGTTCCACGACAACAAGGTCTGGATCAGGAAAGCGGTCGCGGCCTGAGCGCGCGCTTCGATCGCACCAAATTTGTGTCGAGGCGCTAAAGCGGCGTCTCGCCGCAGATTGCCCTTGCACCTCGCGCCGGAGCTGCCGCAAATGACGGCAAAACGGCAGCAAGGAAGCGACGTCATGACCGACACAGCGAGCGTCATCACCGAGAAGCGCGGGCAGGCGTTCTGGATCACCATCAACCGGCCCGAGAAGCGCAACGCGCTGAACGGCGACGTGATCGCCGGCATCAGCAAGGGCTATCGCGACGCGCACGAGGACAAGGACGTCCGAGTCATCGTGCTGACGGGCGCGGGCGACAAGGCGTTCTGCGCCGGCGCGGATCTGCAGAACTCCGGCGCGGCATTCGCGATGGATCATTCCAAACCAAACGTTGACTATGCCGACCTGCTGCGGTTGTCGCAGAACGCGACCAAGCCCGCGATCGCCCGGGTCGGCGGCGTCTGCATGGCCGGCGGCATGGGGCTGCTCTGCATGACCGACATGGCGCTCGCCGCCGATCACGTCGTGTTCGGACTGCCGGAGGTGAAGGTCGGCGTGTTTCCGATGCAGGTGCTGAGCCTGTTGCAGGCGATCGCGCCGCGACGGCTGGTCAATGAATGGGCGCTCACGGGCGAGCCGTTCGATGCAACAGCTGCGCAGGCCGCAGGCCTTCTGAATTACGTCGTGCCCAAGGCCGAGCTCGATGCCAAGGTCGACTGGCTGATCAGCCGCATCGTCGACAAGTCACCGACCGCGATCCGCCGCGGCAAATACGCGATGCGCGCCATCGCCGCGATGTCCTTCGACGAGAGCATCGCCTACACCGAAAGCCAGATCGCGCTGCTGGCGATGACGGAGGACGCCAAGGAGGGGCTGAAAGCGTTCAGCGAGAAGCGCAAGCCGGTCTGGACGGGTAGGTGAGGACTCGCTCTCTCCATCGTCATTGCGAGCGCAGCGAAGCAATCCAGAATCTTTCCGCGGGGGGCAGTCTGGATTACTTCGCTTCGCTCGCAATGACGGGAGCAAGGAGCCAGTCGGCGCCTCCACGCGCAAACCCCGGATTTCGCTACGCTCCATCCGGGCTACGGAAGAGACCTCAGCCCGCGTTGGCCTTCAACCCCGCTGCCTGGATACCCGCAACCGCACACGCTTCGTCATTGTCGGAGGTGTCGCCGGAGACCTCCGACGGCGCCGAGCAGGGTCGCGCCGTCCTGGATCAGCACGCCGCCGGGGACCGGCACCAGCGCGCCCTTTGCAATCGTGTTCACGGCGTCGATGAAATAGGCCTGCTCCTGCGCCCGCTGGTACAGCGCGCGCGAGCCCATGCCCATGGCGAGCGCGCCATAGGCCTTGCCGTGGGCGATCTCGGCGCGCATGAGGCTGGTGCCGTCTTGTGCGGCGGCGAGCTTGAGCACGCCGCGCGTGTCCAGAATAGTGACGACGAGCGGTTTGAGCTTCAACTCCGTGGCCTTTGCGAAGGCGGCATCGAGGATCTTGCGGGCGGTGTCGAGGGTCAGTTCAGCCATGGCTGGGTTCCTTTGCAACGGGAGTGGTGGAGTGGGTTTTGGCGCGATCGAGGCTCATCGCCAGCACGCGGGCGACGTGAAGGGCTTCGCGTTGCGCGCCGTCCTGGA encodes the following:
- a CDS encoding enoyl-CoA hydratase/isomerase family protein — encoded protein: MTDTASVITEKRGQAFWITINRPEKRNALNGDVIAGISKGYRDAHEDKDVRVIVLTGAGDKAFCAGADLQNSGAAFAMDHSKPNVDYADLLRLSQNATKPAIARVGGVCMAGGMGLLCMTDMALAADHVVFGLPEVKVGVFPMQVLSLLQAIAPRRLVNEWALTGEPFDATAAQAAGLLNYVVPKAELDAKVDWLISRIVDKSPTAIRRGKYAMRAIAAMSFDESIAYTESQIALLAMTEDAKEGLKAFSEKRKPVWTGR
- a CDS encoding molybdopterin oxidoreductase family protein; the protein is MNQHANIEIRHSTCPHDCPSACALDIEVVEGRSIGRVRGSKQQTYTAGVVCAKVARYAERIHHPERLIYPMRRTGPKGSGQFARISWDEALDEIGHRFNQAEREFGADSIWPYYYAGTMGLVMRDGLNRLAHVKKYSRFYSTICANVARVGFAIGTGKIAGVDPREMAVSDLVVIWGTNPVNTQVNVMTHAARARKERGAKIAAVDIYDNETMKQADIKILLRPGTDGAFACGVMHVLFRDGYADRAYMDTYTDCPAELEAHLKTRTPEWASAISGVPVSEIEAFARLVGQTKRTFFRLGYGFTRSRNGAAQMHAANCIPAVTGAWQYEGGGAFFNNYALWHFNESIIEGHDAIDKSTRALDQSQIGRILTGDAEALHGKGPVKAMLIQNTNPMTVAPEQALVRQGFAREDLFVAVHEQFMTETAQMADIVLPATMFMEHDDLYYGGGHQHISVGPKLIDPPGECRSNHQVLQALAPRLGAMHRGFEMTPRELIDATLKLSNHGDIASLEADLWRDLQPDFRTAHYLDGFAHADKKFHFKADWANPPFGLMMGEFEKMPSLPDHWAVIEHADQAHPFRLATSPSRSFLNTTFNETPSSQAREGKASVMIHPMDAAALEIAEGDAVTLGNMRGETTLIARLFEGVRRGVLIAESVHPNKDHIGGRGINMLTGAEAVAPIGGAAFHDNKVWIRKAVAA